The following are encoded together in the Tribolium castaneum strain GA2 chromosome 3, icTriCast1.1, whole genome shotgun sequence genome:
- the LOC663622 gene encoding actin maturation protease, which produces MNFTWAEKYPEVHKMCTLFTLTELSNPLKYSYKSLPAFLQDGPQCGLVALAIYSGNPSTASVQSLLQTAKNEGFTNNGEMFSVQNMATLAQLSLKSTCVQVYSGLLNTKEIKELLLNGANLLVPYDTDKNNSPGLLNGHKAHWAIISGAVETESDFYIIARHGKAVNVAIWKLSDLSQSNAQLNEVGTYQKQPNINFKLPQGGIQGDMGLKCKSVILRQNTL; this is translated from the coding sequence ATGAATTTTACCTGGGCTGAGAAATACCCTGAAGTGCACAAGATGTGCACTTTGTTCACCTTAACAGAACTGAGTAACCCTCTGAAATATTCATATAAGTCGCTACCTGCCTTTCTTCAAGACGGCCCCCAGTGTGGTTTGGTCGCCCTTGCAATTTATTCGGGGAATCCCAGCACGGCGTCGGTACAGTCACTGCTACAAACCGCCAAAAACGAGGGGTTCACCAACAACGGGGAGATGTTTAGTGTTCAAAATATGGCCACTTTGGCCCAACTAAGTTTAAAATCGACGTGTGTTCAAGTTTACTCAGGTTTATTAAATACAAAAGAAATCAAAGAACTTTTGCTCAATGGTGCCAATTTGCTAGTGCCTTACGATACTGACAAAAACAATTCTCCGGGTCTATTGAACGGTCATAAGGCACACTGGGCTATAATTAGCGGGGCTGTGGAGACTGAAAgtgatttttacataatagCAAGGCATGGGAAGGCCGTAAACGTGGCCATTTGGAAATTGTCGGACTTATCTCAGAGCAATGCACAGTTAAATGAAGTCGGGACGTACCAGAAACAACCAAATATTAACTTTAAGTTGCCACAAGGGGGCATTCAAGGGGATATGGGGCTTAAATGTAAATCTGtaattttgagacaaaataCATTATAG
- the LOC663639 gene encoding dnaJ homolog subfamily C member 1, which translates to MIILRAVLFIFCLKSAAAWDSEQLEVFDVVDEVKENFYTLLNVSQTATNQEIKSAFRALSLKLHPDKNPHVDTSVQFRNLVAVYEVLRSSTKRQYYDEVLVNGLPNWRSAVYYYRYVRKMGMVEVCIILFVIVTIGQYLVNWASYFERKYTIEQNKKVKRGKKSDKTQEPAVILEKPSITDTLPVQIPRLLWFIIISLPKALGLIKTAVVQQIEEVRKPPPPEEPEEAPVRIKTVRKRNKGFVLPDKPNFETTFHNSTTESNASSPPPVSSGGLWTDDDLAELVKLVKKYPGGTSGRWETIAEIMGRSVPEVTYMANKMKENCYKLSNEQEEEPIQVKVKQKTKKEVDGGDDVKKWSQSQQKALEEALAKYPKGCAERWDKIADCVPNKTKEECMMRFRYLAETVKKQKESTEQQPPD; encoded by the exons ATGATTATATTACGTGCagtactatttattttttgtttaaaatcagCGGCCGCGTGGGATTCGGAACAACTGGAAGTGTTTGATGTTGTCGACGAGGTTAAAGAAAATTTCTATACTCTCCTAAATGTCTCACAG ACTGCTACAAACCAGGAAATTAAGTCCGCTTTTAGGGCACTGTCCCTCAAATTGCACCCTGATAAGAACCCCCACGTTGACACGTCAGTGCAATTCCGAAACTTGGTCGCAGTTTACGAAGTACTTAGAAGCAGTACCAAGCGACAATACTACGATGAAGTCCTTGTTAATGGACTTCCAAACTGGAGATCTGCTGTTTACTACTACCGATATGTGCGCAAAATGGGCATGGTGGAAgtttgcattattttatttgttattgttaCCATTGGGCAGTATTTAGTTAACTGGGCTTCTTACTTTGAGAGAAAGTATACAATT gaacaaaataaaaaagttaaacgcGGAAAAAAGTCCGACAAAACTCAAGAACCAGCTGTGATTTTAGAAAAACCCTCAATAACTGACACGTTGCCTGTGCAGATACCTCGTCTACTTTGGTTCATTATTATTTCCTTGCCTAAAGCTCTGGGTTTGATCAAAACTGCAGTAGTTCAACAAATTGAAGAAGTCAGGAAACCGCCGCCTCCAGAAGAACCAGAGGAGGCGCCAGTTCGAATTAAAACCGTGCGCAAGCGCAACAAAGGCTTCGTCTTGCCTGACAAACCCAATTTTGAAACAACATTCCACAATTCTACCACCGAATCAAATGCTTCATCTCCGCCTCCTGTTAGTTCAGGCGGATTGTGGACTGATGATGATTTGGCAGAATTGGTTAAACTAGTGAAAAAATATCCAGGTGGGACTTCGGGAAGGTGGGAGACTATAGCAGAAATAATGGGGAGGTCGGTCCCTGAAGTCACCTATATGGCAAACAAGATGAaagaaaattgttataaattatcgAATGAGCAGGAGGAGGAACCAATTCAAGTGAAAGTGaagcaaaaaacgaagaaAGAAGTCGATGGGGGCGATGATGTGAAGAAGTGGAGCCAAAGCCAGCAAAAGGCGCTGGAGGAAGCGCTGGCTAAGTACCCAAAGGGCTGTGCAGAGAGGTGGGACAAAATTGCCGATTGTGTCCCTAATAAGACTAAG gagGAATGCATGATGAGGTTCAGGTATCTCGCAGAAACGGttaaaaaacagaaagaaTCAACGGAGCAGCAACCTCCTGATTAA
- the KrT95D gene encoding phosphofurin acidic cluster sorting protein 1, with the protein MSEKPNKNVSGAGASAPNKMRLYATWVDRTPSNCIPRLCSLTLTRLVVLKPLGSDLASISIAVKMQSSKRTLRSNELILPPNGLLDTPLELTFCLQYPHFLKREGNKLHILLQRRKRYKNRTMLGFKTLAEGIIRMDQVLQRQMDMELELHPEGGGKDKEKGPVARLSVLQLSSTPVDQEHKTDRDHDFSDDDDEISSGEEEVADLSDSEPIRTKLPHTRHNLKQRFVSLLRRFKVPDSEGGRSADLSNPSDIQALFQELESLSCDEDSAGEQDTMSISSTPKPSLRPFFSSSKSLLDSNQTHYSETEKFIDDKASGSDGNADIFTDQEAQSDPQTGSPPREQTATLRAKLSGDNDFANLMQELNERKSKLFRSSASSGKKKNSLSVSSDAPVPETVTARKIFLEQVTRVLPLEENALPEAVVLITGPDSITGPLSARLTHHRIFLPLSSVEVKAVLTAVFNKIHKYCNSCPKPGSFVKLILIGGDTLLGWVIRPYVELLSSKPPEWLNYTRIYIIPVGSCGITKHLGNLDQGYASLFPSDQELKIDELAGRLQRYLSVPSSAPVAQLPLGEAMLTCQDDSSQLFVPFVNEVRVGPAESALSVSVDLEDLMCSSPPAPSLTPPSSPNVQTRDSPWEPLELQLDYWQSPKSTEPQAAKTDKTKQDGKTSLKGLFRGLQASPGLNVTMHLANKEKKQKIMRLGKKKEKEKDAEPRSQTVEGISRLICSAKASHNTPMKVYVDGVEFNGVKFFQLSSTWQTHVKHLSVALVGVPLASAEVNSM; encoded by the exons ATGAGCGAAAAACCGAATAAAAACGTGAGCGGGGCGGGTGCCTCCGCGCCCAACAAAATGAGGCTTTATGCGACTTGGGTCGACCGGACTCCCTCGAACTGTATTCCGAG GCTTTGTTCATTGACGCTGACAAGGCTGGTTGTTTTAAAGCCTTTAGGATCAGATCTAGCCTCTATTTCTATTGCCGTTAAAATGCAGTCGAGCAAACGCACATTACGCTCCAATGAGCTGATTTTGCCACCGAACGGTCTATTAGACACGCCGTTGGAATTAACTTTTTGTCTCCAATATCCACATTTTTTGAAACGGGAGGGCAACAAGCTGCATATTTTGCTCCAGAGGCGGAAACGGTACAAGAATCGCACAATGCTCGGGTTCAAAACACTAGCAGAAGGGATTATCAGAATGGACCAA GTTCTGCAAAGGCAAATGGACATGGAGCTGGAACTGCACCCGGAAGGGGGCGGCAAAGACAAAGAGAAGGGACCCGTGGCCCGCTTGAGCGTCCTGCAACTGAGCTCGACCCCGGTCGACCAAGAGCACAAAACGGACCGAGACCACGACTTCAGcgacgacgacgacgaaaTCAGCTCAGGCGAGGAAGAAGTTGCCGATTTATCCGACAGCGAACCGATCCGAACCAAACTCCCACACACTCGTCACAATCTCAAGCAACGTTTCGTCTCTCTGTTGCGCCGCTTCAAGGTGCCCGACAGCGAGGGCGGTCGAAGCGCCGACTTGTCCAACCCTAGCGACATCCAAGCTCTCTTTCAAGAACTCGAATCGCTGAGTTGCGACGAAGACTCGGCCGGCGAACAAGACACCATGTCCATATCGAGCACGCCAAAGCCGAGCCTTCGGCCGTTTTTCAGCAGTAGCAAGAGTTTGTTAGACTCGAATCAGACGCATTACAGCGAAACCGAGAAATTTATCGACGACAAAGCGTCCGGAAGCGACGGAAATGCGGATATTTTCACGGATCAGGAAGCGCAGTCGGATCCACAGACCGGCTCGCCGCCCAGAGAGCAAACGGCGACGCTTCGAGCGAAGTTGTCGGGGGATAACGATTTTGCGAATTTGATGCAAGAGTTGAATGAGAGGAAGTCGAAGTTGTTTAGGTCGTCGGCGTCTTCCGGTAAAAAGAAGAACTCGTTGAGTGTCAGTTCCGACGCTCCGGTGCCCGAAACTGTTACG GCGCGGAAAATTTTTCTCGAGCAAGTCACACGAGTTCTTCCCCTGGAAGAAAACGCTCTCCCGGAAGCTGTGGTATTAATTACAGGCCCTGACAGTATTACTGGACCATTATCAGCCCGTCTCACGCATCATCGGATTTTCCTTCCATTATCATCAGTCGAAGTTAAAGCAGTCCTGACTGCggttttcaacaaaattcaCAAATA TTGCAATAGCTGTCCCAAACCGGGCAGCTTTGTTAAATTAATCCTGATTGGTGGAGACACTCTCCTCGGTTGGGTCATCCGACCTTACGTCGAACTTTTATCAAGTAAGCCGCCGGAATGGTTGAATTACACAAGAATTTACATAATTCCGGTCGGTTCTTGCGGGATTACAAAACACCTCGGTAACTTAGACCAGGGTTATGCCTCTTTATTCCCCTCAGACcaggaattaaaaatcgaCGAATTGGCCGGGCGGCTACAACGGTACTTATCAGTACCATCATCGGCTCCGGTTGCGCAGCTTCCTCTCGGGGAGGCGATGCTCACCTGTCAGGACGACTCCAGTCAACTCTTCGTCCCGTTTGTTAAc gAGGTGCGTGTGGGTCCCGCCGAATCAGCATTATCCGTATCTGTAGATCTTGAAGATTTGATGTGTTCCAGTCCCCCTGCCCCCTCCCTAACTCCCCCATCGTCCCCCAACGTGCAAACGCGCGACTCGCCCTGGGAGCCCCTCGAATTGCAATTAGACTATTGGCAAAGCCCCAAAAGTACTGAACCTCAAGCCGCAAAGACTGACAAAACCAAACAAGACGGTAAAACTTCACTCAAAGGACTGTTCCGGGGCCTTCAAGCCTCGCCGGGGCTCAACGTCACCATGCACTTGGCGAATAAGgagaaaaaacagaaaa TTATGAGACTGGGTAAGAAGAAGGAGAAGGAGAAGGATGCCGAGCCTCGCAGTCAGACTGTGGAGGGAATTTCGAGGTTGATTTGTTCCGCGAAAGCGTCCCACAACACGCCGATGAAAG TTTATGTGGACGGCGTGGAGTTTAACGGAGTTAAATTCTTCCAGTTGAGTTCGACTTGGCAAACGCACGTTAAACACTTGTCGGTGGCTCTGGTAGGCGTGCCATTGGCGAGTGCCGAAGTGAATTCGATGTAA
- the Yif1 gene encoding protein YIF1B, with translation MNYNANTGNRPAHSRKVKRVSDVNAMGYTPYDPTQGMPNNLYPNLGSESPAPNPYQQNFASPSFSSTQNYGVPPNNPQMYGFNPASPYPNAQPPPNPQFGGVFGQPMVQDMALQYGQQLANTGKSMIKQEVEKYVPVNSLKYYFAVDTKYVLSKLMLLFFPFTHKDWSVKYEQDGPVQPRFEINAPDLYIPTMAYVTYVLVAGMVLGMQQKFTPEQIGILASSALAWFVVELAVYSCTLYIANIKTTLRTFDLLAFSGYKFVGIIVSILVSLIGAKTAYYCCLIYVNLALAFFLVRTLKAQVLVESNAQPTSYYGDVAPPTGNKRRLYFLLFVAAVQPVLSWWLSFHLIGSPSPEKPVTE, from the exons ATGAATTACAACGCGAATACAGGGAACCGGCCAG CCCATAGCCGGAAAGTTAAAAGGGTTAGTGACGTAAATGCCATGGGGTACACACCGTACGATCCCACGCAAGGGATGCCAAACAATTTGTACCCTAATTTGGGGTCCGAAAGCCCTGCCCCAAACCCATATCAACAAA ATTTTGCAAGCCCGTCGTTTAGTTCAACCCAAAATTATGGGGTGCCACCAAACAACCCCCAAATGTATGGGTTTAATCCCGCTTCACCCTATCCAAACGCACAGCCACCCCCGAATCCGCAGTTCGGGGGCGTTTTTGGACAACCAATGGTCCAAGACATGGCCTTGCAGTATGGACAACAG TTGGCAAATACGGGAAAGTCGATGATAAAACAAGAAGTGGAAAAGTACGTTCCTGTAAATAGCCTGAAATATTACTTTGCTGTCGATACAAAGTACGTGTTGTCAAAGCTGATGTTACTGTTCTTCCCTTTTACACATAAG GATTGGTCCGTTAAGTATGAGCAAGATGGTCCCGTCCAGCCTAGATTCGAGATAAATGCTCCAGATCTATATATTCCAACAATGGCTTATGTAACTTACGTTTTAGTGGCGGGGATGGTTTTAGGCATGCAACAAAAATTCACGCCTGAGCAAATCGGGATTTTGGCTTCGTCGGCTTTAGCTTGGTTTGTTGTTGAATTGGCGGTGTATAGTTGCACTCTTTACATAGCCAATATCAAAACAACACTTAGAACATTTGATTTGTTAGCTTTCAGTGGTTATAAATTTGTGGGGATTATTGTTAGTATTTTGGTGAGCCTGATAGGcgcaaaaacggcttattacTGTTGTTTGATATACGTGAACTTAGCGTTAGCATTTTTCTTAGTGCGAACATTGAAAGCTCAAGTTCTTGTTGAGAGCAATGCCCAGCCTACAAGCTATTACGGGGACGTTGCCCCCCCTACAGGGAACAAGCGGAGGTTATATTTTCTGTTGTTTGTGGCGGCAGTGCAGCCAGTGCTTTCCTGGTGGTTGTCATTTCATTTAATCGGTAGCCCAAGCCCTGAGAAACCTGTAACTGAGTGA
- the Rrp46 gene encoding exosome complex component RRP46 codes for MSKLKSSCKLGILSRPDGSVLFSQDETTVVAGVYGPVESKANKALVEKACVEAHFRPKSGLPGVKDRLNESIIRNVCEAAIATAMYPRTSVVVVIQEMQNNGQLISCALNAACLALLDSGIDMKCMFAAVTCFIHKDESLVFTPPINEDQVKAMFMFVFDSVEKSIIASHTDGSFSVEQYKDALSLCKEECANMFDFFKKSLTIK; via the exons atGAGTAAACTAAAATCCAGTTGTAAATTGGGCATTTTGAGCAGACCGGACGGCTCTGTGTTGTTTTCACAAG ATGAGACAACTGTGGTAGCAGGTGTGTATGGCCCTGTTGAGAGCAAGGCCAACAAGGCATTGGTCGAAAAAGCCTGCGTAGAGGCTCATTTTAGGCCTAAGTCTGGATTGCCAG GTGTGAAAGATAGGTTAAATGAATCAATCATTAGAAATGTATGTGAGGCTGCAATTGCAACAGCTATGTACCCCCGGACTTCGGTCGTCGTTGTTATACaagaaatgcaaaataatgGACAG CTAATTTCGTGCGCTCTAAATGCCGCATGTTTGGCGCTACTTGACTCAGGAATCGACATGAAATGCATGTTTGCTGCCGTGACGTGTTTTATACACAAAGATGAAAGTTTAGTATTTACGCCACCTATTAACGAAGACCAGGTTAAAGCAATGTTTATGTTTGTCTTTGATAGCGTTGAAAAAAGTATAATTGCGTCACATACTGATGGTTCTTTTAGTGTTGAACAATACAAGGATGCGTTAAGTTTATGTAAAGAAGAGTGTGCgaatatgtttgatttttttaagaagtctttgacaataaaataa